TGAAAAAATTAACACAAACGCACCAATCATCGAAATTAATAATCCAATCAATACATTCAATGATGTCTGAGATTCACCTGTTCTTGGCAATTCATCAGAAGGTGCTTCCTCAAGTTGTACATCTTGCATTTGTTGTTTGATGATTTTTTTCTCCTCATCAGAACTCTCTTTATATTGTTTTACTAACTCTTTGAACTCTTCTGTAGATTCAACTGCTTCTTCTTTCGTATCTTCATCTAGTGAAATATTCTCTATGTCCCCCAACGTTAAACTTTCAGTAACACTTGTAACGACTTCATTATCTATACTAGAATATAACTTCTCAATTTCCATAGGATTGAAACTTTCATTCAATGACTTAATCAAGTCTGATAATTTCTTAGTTTGTTCATTCAATGATTTAATATTATTTAATGGATCTTCAGTTTTTGAAACACCATCATCTGATGGATCCTCATCAGTCGTTGGATTATCCGTTACTGGCTCATCTGTTGAAGGTTCGCTCGTTGTCGGCTCATTCGTCGTTGGTTCATTCGTTGGTTCGTTTGTCGGTTCATTTGTTGGTTCATTTGTTGGTTCGTTTGTCGGTTCATTCGTTGGTTCGTTTGTCGGTTCATTCGTTGGTTCGTTTGTCGGCTCATTCGTTGGTTCGTTTGTCGGTTCATTCGTCGGTTCGTTTGTCGGCTCATTCGTTGGTTCGTTTGTCGGTTCATTTGTTGGTTCGTTTGTCGGTTCATTCGTTGGTTCATTTGTTGTTGGTTCTTCAGTGGGCTCTTGATTTGACCCATTATTAGAAGGTGGATTTGTATCTATATCGGCTGAAGGTTTTTCATTGCTATTATAATCATCATTTGACGATGTATTCTCATTTTCATTTATAGGTGGGGTTAATACTTCATCACTTGTTTGATTCATTTCTGGGACCAAATCTTCAGACTTTATTTCTGATGAATCTGATGTTGTATTCATTTCGTCAGTAGAAGGTTCACTTAAAACTTCATCAGTGATTGCTTCATTTGTTGTATCTTCATCAACTGGTTCAACGGTCATTGTTTCTTCTTGCGTTACTGTTTCAGTAGTATTGGTTGATTCAACAGTAGATGTTTCTTTTTCTTCACTACTGGATACAGTCTCCTCATTATCAATGCTGTTACTTAATTCTGTTGTGACCTCTGTCGTTTCAACAGAATCGACATGACCTGTTTGTACTTCTTCGGTACTAGCATACAAATCTTCATTATGGATTGGATGAATAAATACAGCTGAAGAAAGAAAAGATACAGTTAAAATTTTATAATATTTATTCATATGCTCAATTCCTTTATCTCTTATTTCTTTAGTATACA
The DNA window shown above is from Abyssicoccus albus and carries:
- a CDS encoding LPXTG cell wall anchor domain-containing protein, with translation MNKYYKILTVSFLSSAVFIHPIHNEDLYASTEEVQTGHVDSVETTEVTTELSNSIDNEETVSSSEEKETSTVESTNTTETVTQEETMTVEPVDEDTTNEAITDEVLSEPSTDEMNTTSDSSEIKSEDLVPEMNQTSDEVLTPPINENENTSSNDDYNSNEKPSADIDTNPPSNNGSNQEPTEEPTTNEPTNEPTNEPTNEPTNEPTNEPTNEPTNEPTNEPTNEPTNEPTNEPTNEPTNEPTNEPTNEPTNEPTNEPTNEPTTNEPTTSEPSTDEPVTDNPTTDEDPSDDGVSKTEDPLNNIKSLNEQTKKLSDLIKSLNESFNPMEIEKLYSSIDNEVVTSVTESLTLGDIENISLDEDTKEEAVESTEEFKELVKQYKESSDEEKKIIKQQMQDVQLEEAPSDELPRTGESQTSLNVLIGLLISMIGAFVLIFSKRRT